The Ictidomys tridecemlineatus isolate mIctTri1 chromosome 6, mIctTri1.hap1, whole genome shotgun sequence genome includes a region encoding these proteins:
- the LOC144378331 gene encoding olfactory receptor 6C2-like, producing MRNHTAITTFILLGLTDDPKLQVLIFIFLFLTYILSVAGNFTIITLTLLDSHLKTPMYFFLRNFSFLEVSFTTVCIPRFLYTMTTGDNTVTYNACATQVFFVVLFGATEFFLLAAMSYDRYVAICKPLHYTTIMNNRVCATVVLCCWFAGLLIVLPPLGIGLQLEFCDSNEIDHFGCDTYPILEITCSDTSILERIILSFAIVTLIITLMCVFLSYTYIIKTILKFPSAQQRKKAFSTCSSHMIVVSISYGSCIFIYVKPSAKEGVAINKVVSILTTSVAPLLNPFIYTLRNKQVKAAFKDTVKRIVFLSKN from the coding sequence ATGAGAAATCATACAGCAATAACAACATTCATCCTGCTGGGATTGACAGATGATCCAAAACTACAAGttctaattttcatatttttgtttctcaCTTACATATTGAGTGTGGCTGGGAACTTCACCATTATCACACTCACACTTTTGGATTCTCATCTTAAAACTCCCATGTATTTTTTCCTCCGAAATTTCTCTTTCCTGGAAGTCTCATTCACCACTGTTTGTATTCCCAGATTCCTGTACACCATGACAACTGGTGACAACACTGTTACTTACAATGCTTGTGCCACCCAGGTATTTTTTGTTGTCCTCTTTGGAGCAACAGAATTTTttctcctggctgccatgtcctATGACCGCTACGTGGCCATCTGTAAGCCCCTGCACTACACAACCATCATGAACAACAGAGTCTGTGCCACAGTTGTCCTCTGCTGTTGGTTTGCTGGCCTGCTGATCGTCCTCCCACCCCTTGGCATAGGCCTCCAATTGGAATTCTGTGACTCAAATGAAATTGATCATTTTGGCTGTGATACATATCCTATTCTAGAGATAACCTGCTCAGACACCTCGATTTTAGAGAGAATAATCTTAAGTTTTGCCATAGTGACACTAATTATTACCTTGATGTGTGTCTTTCTCTCCTACACATACATCATCAAGACCATTCTAAAATTTCCTTCTGCCCAACAAAGGAAAAAGGCTTTTTCCACATGCTCCTCCCACATGATTGTGGTTTCCATCAGCTATGGCAGCTGCATCTTCATCTATGTCAAGCCTTCAGCAAAGGAAGGAGTGGCCATTAACAAGGTGGTGTCCATCCTCACTACTTCAGTTGCCCCTTTGCTTAACCCTTTCATCTATACACTTCGAAACAAACAAGTAAAAGCAGCTTTCAAAGACACAGTAAAACGGATTGTATTTCTCTCAAAGAACTGA
- the LOC144365052 gene encoding LOW QUALITY PROTEIN: olfactory receptor 6C4-like (The sequence of the model RefSeq protein was modified relative to this genomic sequence to represent the inferred CDS: substituted 1 base at 1 genomic stop codon), giving the protein MKNRTMLTEFILLGLTSQPELQVVMFMFLFITYMLSVLGNLTIIILTLLNSQLQTPMYFFLRNFSFLEISFTSIFIPRFLTSMTTGNKAISFAGCFTQYFFAIFLGATEFYLLASMSYDRYVAICKPLHYLTIMSSRVCTQLVLCSLLGGLLAIVPPITLMSQVDFCASNVLNHYFCDYGPLLELACSDTSLLERIVMLVAVVTLVITLVLVTVSYTYIIRTILRIPSAQQRTKAFSTCSSHMIVISLSYGSCMFMYINPSIKERGAFNKGIAVLITSVTPMLNPFIYTLRNQQVKQVFKDTVRKIVKFXEKKRTPFNEKCIFTS; this is encoded by the coding sequence ATGAAAAACAGGACCATGCTGACTGAATTTATTCTACTGGGCCTCACAAGTCAACCTGAACTTCAGGTGGTGATGTTCATGTTTCTGTTTATCACCTACATGCTCAGTGTCCTAGGAAATCTAACTATCATCATCCTCACCTTACTGAATTCTCAGCTCCAAAcccccatgtatttcttcctccGGAATTTCTCCTTCTTAGAAATTTCCTTCACATCCATTTTTATTCCCAGATTTCTGACCAGCATGACAACAGGAAATAAGGCCATCAGCTTTGCAGGCTGCTTCACTCAGTATTTTTTTGCTATATTTCTTGGGGCAACAGAGTTTTACCTCCTGGCTTCCATGTCCTAtgatcgctatgtggccatctgcaaacccCTGCATTACCTGACCATTATGAGCAGCAGAGTCTGCACACAGCTTGTGCTCTGCTCCTTGCTGGGGGGACTCCTTGCTATTGTACCGCCAATCACCTTGATGAGTCAGGTAGATTTCTGTGCCTCCAATGTTCTGAATCATTATTTCTGTGACTATGGGCCCCTCCTGGAGCTGGCCTGCTCAGACACAAGCCTCTTAGAAAGGATAGTTATGCTTGTGGCTGTGGTGACTCTAGTGATTACTTTGGTTCTGGTGACAGTTTCTTACACATACATCATCAGGACTATTCTGAGGATCCCCTCTGCCCAGCAAAGAACAAAGGCCTTTTCCACTTGCTCTTCCCACATGATTGTCATCTCCCTGTCTTATGGCAGCTGCATGTTTATGTACATTAATCCCTCTATAAAAGAAAGAGGTGCTTTCAACAAAGGAATAGCTGTGCTCATTACTTCAGTTACACCCATGTTGAATCCCTTCATTTATACATTAAGAAATCAACAAGTAAAGCAAGTCTTCAAAGACACTGTCAGAAAGATTgtgaagttttaagaaaaaaaaagaacacccttcaatgaaaaatgtattttcacttcataa